The following are from one region of the Haloactinomyces albus genome:
- a CDS encoding phospholipase, which yields MLARRPGRGALATAAAAFAMVLTAGTAHADLTDEELRAVTDLYLFEASLDEFVSIRSDRPFDEQLDWSTDGCSWSPDEPLGYEFTSSCHRHDFGYRNYQRQERFTESNRLRIDNTFRADMYSECAGDVTCQSVANVYYFAVRQFGDAAIGTPEAVTRAHITTERAPSGEVVALHATNDDGEVVEFPVAG from the coding sequence ATGCTTGCCCGCCGTCCGGGTCGCGGAGCGCTGGCCACCGCCGCTGCCGCCTTCGCCATGGTGCTCACCGCCGGAACCGCCCACGCCGACCTCACCGACGAGGAACTGCGGGCGGTCACCGACCTGTATCTGTTCGAGGCCTCATTGGACGAGTTCGTCTCGATCCGCTCCGACAGACCGTTCGACGAGCAGCTCGACTGGTCGACCGACGGCTGCTCCTGGTCACCGGATGAGCCGCTGGGCTACGAGTTCACGTCGAGTTGTCACCGTCACGACTTCGGCTATCGCAACTATCAGCGCCAGGAGCGATTCACCGAATCCAACCGGCTCCGGATCGACAACACGTTCCGCGCCGATATGTACTCCGAGTGCGCTGGTGATGTGACCTGCCAGAGCGTGGCCAACGTCTACTATTTCGCGGTCCGGCAATTCGGTGACGCGGCGATCGGCACTCCCGAAGCCGTCACACGGGCACACATCACCACCGAAAGGGCTCCGTCCGGTGAGGTCGTGGCACTGCACGCCACCAACGACGACGGCGAGGTCGTGGAGTTCCCCGTGGCCGGGTAG
- a CDS encoding alpha-hydroxy acid oxidase: MVQRQFPRWSELRPLLRIQPPVLDPTRRRLSRAHTIGDLRSIARRRTPRAVFDYTDGAAEGETSLRRARQAFQRIEFHPNVLRDVSEVDTSRDILGTRAALPFSLAPTGFTRMMNHEGERAVVRVAEQSGVPYALSTMGTTSIEDTAAAGPDARKWFQLYVWRDRSAGKDLVQRARESGYEALILTVDTPVAGARMRDVRNGLTIPPSLTLKTLADGAMHPAWWFNLLTTEPLTFASFKRWEGTVAELINEMFDPTLSFADVEWLRELWDGPLIIKGIQNAEDAGKVVDLGADAVILSNHGGRQLDRAPTMLELLPQVRDNIGDRAQVLVDTGILSGADIVAALARGADSCLVGRAYLYGLMAGGQQGAERAVEILRSEIVRTLQLLGVSSVDQLDSSHATLRTAT; this comes from the coding sequence ATGGTACAGCGGCAGTTTCCCCGCTGGTCCGAACTACGTCCGCTGCTTCGGATCCAACCGCCGGTGCTCGACCCGACCCGGCGGCGGCTGTCCCGGGCACACACGATCGGCGATCTTCGCTCCATAGCACGGCGGAGGACGCCGCGCGCCGTCTTCGACTACACCGACGGGGCGGCCGAAGGGGAGACGAGCCTGCGGCGTGCGCGGCAGGCATTCCAGCGCATCGAGTTCCACCCCAACGTCCTGCGAGACGTGTCCGAGGTGGATACCAGCCGTGACATCCTGGGCACGCGAGCGGCACTGCCGTTCAGCCTCGCCCCCACCGGATTCACCAGGATGATGAATCACGAGGGCGAGCGGGCGGTCGTTCGGGTCGCCGAGCAGTCCGGCGTCCCCTACGCGCTGTCGACGATGGGCACCACCTCCATCGAGGACACCGCAGCCGCCGGGCCCGATGCGCGCAAGTGGTTCCAGCTCTACGTCTGGCGGGACCGCTCGGCGGGCAAGGACCTGGTCCAGCGCGCTCGCGAGTCCGGCTATGAGGCGTTGATCCTCACGGTGGACACGCCCGTCGCAGGCGCACGCATGCGCGATGTGCGCAACGGCCTGACCATTCCCCCATCGCTGACGCTGAAGACCCTCGCCGACGGTGCGATGCACCCCGCTTGGTGGTTCAACCTGCTCACGACCGAGCCACTGACCTTCGCGTCCTTCAAGCGCTGGGAGGGCACGGTCGCCGAACTCATCAACGAGATGTTCGACCCGACCCTGAGCTTCGCCGACGTGGAATGGTTGCGCGAGCTCTGGGACGGGCCGCTGATCATCAAGGGCATTCAGAACGCCGAGGACGCCGGTAAGGTCGTCGACCTGGGTGCCGATGCGGTCATCCTGTCCAACCACGGCGGGCGCCAGCTCGACCGGGCCCCGACCATGCTGGAGCTGTTGCCGCAAGTCCGCGACAACATCGGCGACCGCGCTCAGGTCCTGGTCGATACCGGCATCCTCAGCGGTGCCGACATCGTGGCCGCGCTGGCGCGTGGTGCCGACTCCTGCCTCGTCGGCCGGGCCTACCTCTACGGGCTGATGGCCGGAGGGCAGCAAGGGGCGGAGCGTGCCGTGGAGATCCTGCGCAGCGAGATCGTCCGGACCCTGCAGCTACTCGGCGTCTCCTCCGTCGACCAGCTCGACAGCAGTCACGCGACACTACGCACGGCCACGTAA
- a CDS encoding DNA translocase FtsK, with protein sequence MASGTASSGRGPARATSAASSGASTSKGASASKSSSTSKSSSASKANSTTKKGSAARKGSTARKGSTAGRGSTAGRGSAAKKTSSGAASKGGTAKRTTTPRSGAARAPARRGTTRRSGGSDLGQSLTRGLGGALRALGRTREIDPAHRRDALALTFLAVAVVAAAGVWWHAGGPVGQWLDWGLRFVIGSAALVLPVVLLGVAILLMRTETNPEARPRMVIGTLLMLSAVLGVLHIAAGAPQTGSGWPQAGGVLGFAAGGPLSRGLTGGVAIAVLVLVVVFAILLLTGTAVRDVPERLRALAQQGAPEPGTGAESLEPSDPSAATLRRPSRRRQGSMSGGRAADDDGQLTLDDAATESRSSGAESTKKTPSSASSGSSGRKTSETKPAAAEVPVASAEKPGDEQEGKLTISRTVEGDYQLPPLDALQEGDPPKSRSKVNDSMIEAITGVLDEFKIDAQVTGFVRGPTVTRYEVELGPGVKVEKITALTKNIAYAVANDNVRLLAPIPGKSAVGIEVPNSDREMVRLGDVLRSSKAAGDTHPLVMGLGKDIEGHMVTANLSKMPHLLCAGSTGSGKSSFVNSLLASLLARATPDEVRMILIDPKMVELTPYEGIPHLITPIITQPKKAASALGWLVEEMEQRYQDMQANRVRHIDDFNAKVRSGEITAPPGSEREYRPYPYILAIVDELADLMMTAPRDVEDAVVRITQKARAAGIHLVLATQRPSVDVVTGLIKTNVPSRLAFATSSLTDSRVILDQQGAEKLIGMGDALYLPMGGARPSRVQGSFVSDEEIHRLVAYTKEQAEPDYTEGVTAAKAGEKKEVDSDIGDDLDVLLQAAELVVTSQFGSTSMLQRKLRVGFAKAGRLMDLLESRGVVAASEGSKAREVLVKPDELDGALQSIRGGPPPEDSEER encoded by the coding sequence ATGGCGAGCGGTACGGCGAGTAGCGGGCGGGGCCCGGCACGCGCCACGAGTGCGGCCAGCAGCGGTGCGAGCACCTCGAAGGGCGCTTCGGCGTCGAAGTCCTCCTCGACATCGAAGTCCTCCTCGGCGTCGAAAGCGAACTCGACCACGAAAAAGGGTTCGGCAGCGCGCAAGGGGTCGACGGCGCGCAAGGGGTCGACGGCAGGCAGGGGTTCGACGGCAGGCAGGGGATCGGCGGCGAAGAAGACCTCGTCCGGCGCCGCGAGCAAGGGCGGCACGGCGAAGCGGACGACCACGCCCCGCTCCGGTGCCGCCCGTGCCCCCGCACGGCGCGGTACCACCCGTCGTTCCGGTGGTTCCGACCTGGGGCAGAGCCTGACGCGCGGGCTGGGGGGCGCACTCCGCGCGCTGGGCAGAACCCGCGAGATCGATCCCGCTCACCGTCGGGACGCACTCGCCCTGACCTTCCTCGCCGTCGCCGTCGTGGCCGCTGCAGGCGTCTGGTGGCATGCGGGCGGTCCGGTGGGGCAGTGGCTGGATTGGGGGCTGCGCTTCGTGATCGGCTCGGCCGCCCTGGTCCTGCCGGTGGTGCTGCTCGGCGTCGCGATCCTGTTGATGCGAACGGAAACGAATCCCGAGGCACGGCCGAGGATGGTGATCGGCACGCTGCTGATGCTGTCGGCCGTGCTCGGGGTGCTGCACATCGCCGCCGGTGCCCCGCAAACCGGCTCGGGATGGCCACAAGCCGGGGGCGTTCTCGGTTTCGCCGCCGGGGGGCCACTGTCGCGAGGACTCACCGGTGGGGTGGCGATCGCCGTGCTCGTGCTGGTGGTCGTGTTCGCGATCCTGTTGCTGACCGGAACGGCCGTCCGGGACGTGCCCGAACGGCTGCGGGCTCTTGCCCAGCAGGGCGCTCCCGAGCCCGGTACCGGTGCGGAGAGTCTGGAACCGTCCGATCCCTCCGCCGCCACGCTGCGACGTCCGTCGAGACGCCGCCAGGGGTCGATGAGCGGTGGCCGGGCAGCCGATGACGATGGGCAACTGACTCTCGACGACGCCGCCACCGAGTCGCGATCCTCCGGAGCGGAATCGACCAAGAAGACCCCCTCCTCGGCATCCTCGGGCTCCTCGGGCAGGAAAACATCCGAGACGAAGCCCGCGGCGGCCGAGGTGCCCGTCGCCTCGGCCGAGAAGCCCGGGGACGAGCAGGAGGGCAAGCTCACGATCAGCCGCACCGTCGAGGGCGACTACCAGCTTCCGCCGCTGGACGCGTTGCAGGAGGGCGACCCGCCGAAGAGCCGCAGCAAGGTCAACGACTCCATGATCGAGGCGATCACCGGGGTCCTGGATGAGTTCAAGATCGACGCGCAGGTCACCGGCTTCGTGCGTGGGCCGACGGTGACGCGCTACGAGGTCGAACTCGGCCCCGGTGTGAAGGTCGAGAAGATCACCGCGCTGACCAAGAACATCGCCTATGCGGTGGCCAACGACAACGTGCGCCTGCTGGCGCCCATCCCCGGCAAGTCGGCGGTGGGAATCGAGGTGCCCAACAGCGACCGCGAGATGGTGCGCCTCGGCGACGTGCTGCGCTCGTCGAAGGCAGCGGGCGACACGCACCCGCTGGTCATGGGCTTGGGCAAGGACATCGAAGGGCACATGGTCACGGCGAACCTGTCGAAGATGCCGCACCTGTTGTGTGCGGGCTCGACCGGTTCCGGTAAGTCCAGCTTCGTCAACTCGTTGCTGGCCTCACTGTTGGCCAGGGCCACCCCGGACGAGGTCCGGATGATCCTGATCGACCCGAAGATGGTGGAGCTGACTCCCTACGAGGGCATTCCGCATCTGATCACCCCGATCATCACCCAGCCCAAGAAAGCCGCCTCCGCGCTGGGCTGGTTGGTCGAGGAGATGGAGCAGCGCTACCAGGACATGCAAGCCAACCGGGTGCGCCACATCGACGACTTCAATGCCAAGGTCCGCTCCGGCGAGATCACCGCTCCGCCCGGCAGTGAACGCGAGTACCGGCCTTATCCTTACATCCTGGCGATCGTCGACGAGCTCGCGGATCTGATGATGACCGCGCCCCGCGATGTGGAGGACGCGGTCGTGCGGATCACGCAGAAAGCGCGGGCCGCGGGGATCCACCTGGTGCTGGCCACCCAGCGTCCCTCGGTGGACGTGGTCACCGGCCTGATCAAGACGAACGTGCCCTCGCGGCTGGCGTTCGCGACCTCGTCACTGACCGATTCGCGCGTCATTCTGGATCAGCAGGGCGCGGAGAAGCTGATCGGCATGGGGGACGCGCTCTACCTGCCGATGGGCGGTGCCCGGCCGTCGCGGGTGCAGGGCTCGTTCGTCAGCGACGAGGAGATCCACCGGCTCGTGGCCTACACCAAGGAGCAGGCCGAGCCCGACTACACCGAGGGCGTCACCGCCGCCAAGGCGGGCGAGAAGAAGGAAGTCGACTCCGACATCGGGGACGACCTCGACGTGTTGCTGCAGGCCGCCGAGCTGGTCGTGACCAGCCAGTTCGGGTCGACCTCGATGCTGCAACGCAAGCTGCGCGTCGGATTCGCCAAGGCGGGCAGGCTCATGGACCTGCTGGAGTCACGCGGCGTGGTCGCAGCCTCGGAAGGCTCGAAGGCACGGGAAGTGCTGGTCAAGCCCGATGAGCTCGATGGTGCACTGCAGTCGATCCGAGGTGGGCCGCCGCCGGAGGACAGCGAGGAACGGTGA
- a CDS encoding cupin domain-containing protein — protein sequence MLEAKSLDRPDETRNFNNGELAMVKLAGVSVGRATMQPGWKWSEDVKPLAGTDSCQESHQLYVLAGRMHVAMDDGTEGEAGAGDSVVISPGHDAWVVGDEPFVAIDWAAADTYAKPAG from the coding sequence ATGCTCGAAGCCAAGAGTCTCGACCGGCCGGACGAGACGAGGAATTTCAACAACGGCGAATTGGCCATGGTGAAGCTGGCCGGTGTCTCGGTCGGCCGGGCGACCATGCAGCCGGGCTGGAAATGGTCCGAGGACGTCAAGCCGCTCGCCGGAACCGACAGTTGCCAGGAGAGCCATCAGCTCTACGTTCTCGCGGGACGAATGCACGTCGCGATGGACGACGGCACGGAAGGAGAGGCCGGAGCCGGTGACTCGGTGGTGATCTCGCCGGGCCACGATGCCTGGGTCGTGGGCGACGAGCCGTTCGTGGCGATCGACTGGGCCGCCGCGGACACCTACGCCAAACCTGCGGGCTGA